GACGTTGTAATGCAACATGGAATTGCCTGGAAAGCGTCTGGCCTGACCGCAAATGCTTTAACATGTTAGTTATGTTCTTATCTCGGCGTATTCCATAGGCAGATAAGATTGAGGTCGTTGGAAATGACTGGATGATGACTATCAACGTATAGACCTATCGCTGACCATTGTTCAAACTCAACACCTAGTCGCCGACTCGCCGTTATCGCGGACACAGTATCTGCACTCTTGGCATGCAATGGGGAAGCTCTGTGATGTTCTTTCAACCTCCCAAGATACACCATAATCATATCCATGCGCCAACGAGTTTGAAAAACCATGAAAATAGCCGTCTGCTGTGATTGTGTAGCGCCGAAATTTGACGCATATTATACCGTTCGTGTCACTTCCTGCAATATTTCGAGGtaaggctccaaccgtttAGTTTCCGTTTAAATTTTATTACAAACTAAACGGAAACGGTAAtaaacagtttacaaacgtttataaacgtttgtaaacagTAAGCTCGAGGGTGGCTACAAGGGCAGGCGTTCAACAGCGTTCAACGCATCATTTGTCCTAATGCGGCCGATTTGCCAAGGAAGATAATAGTCGGCACCTAATTGGTACAAAAATGGGACCAAAAAAAGAGTGCAAATGAGTTAGTTTGgtgtaaagaataaaagatgaatcaTTTGATGTAATACGCACCCaatattgtccaaaaaagagatatactTTAGCACAAAAATCTGTTACCGTTTGAaccgtttataaacgtttgtaaactgtttaGCAAGGCTCATAAACTAAACGAAACGGTAAATGGTATATACCGTTTACAAACGATAAACAAACgaaacggttggagccttaTTTCGAGGCCTATCTGAAATTTAATGGCTTTCAATCAAAGCCGCAAGCCTGCATTGTTTATCAAACGGTATCATATCTCCTATTATCTTTCGTTTGACAATCTCGGCTCTGGGTCGACGTCCTTTAAATATGACACTGGAAATTGTGCGGACAGTGGCGACAGTATCCATCCCTTCGCTGCAGTAATCACTACACTCCAGGGGGAAGCCAGCCTCCTCTCTTCTAACCCTTCTCCATGTCGACACCATACGTACAGGAGCAGCCTCAGGCTATTGCACCTCCAGCTGttgcttcttcctctcgaTTTGGCCCACTAAAGGAGAGGGCAGCCcgtttgaagaagaaagttaCCACCAAGCAAGGTTGGATCGGTGATTACGACTATGCCTGGTAAGCACTAGAAAACTTTCTATTATCTGAGTTATGGGCTAACGCAATGTATTTCTCTGTTCCTGACAGGTTATGCTCCCCTAGATTGCCGTTTATGAAGCAGTCGGACAGAGCTCCGCCATTCTATGCACTCGATACCGACCTCCCTCTCGTCCTTGCTATATCAAGCGGTCTTCAGCATGCTCTTGCCATGTTAGCTGGTCTCATCACGCCCCCTATCATCTTCGCTTCTGCTCTCAACTTGGATGCTGAGACGTCAGCATACATGATTTCAGCATCACTCATTGGCTGCGGTATGTATTTCTTTTTAACTTCCTTTTTACGGGTTTTCAACGTTATTATTCACAGGCATCATGAGTCTTGTGCAAATGTCCCGGATACATCTTTTCAAAGGCTACTACTTGGGCACTGGGCTTATTACGGTTGTTGGGACAAGTTTCGCCACGCTCTCAACGGCAAATGCGGTTCGTGAATCCTCACTGTACGAAGACGATATATTTATTTTACCAACCCCACACAGATTTTCGACGCCATGTACAAGGATGGAACATGTCCCTCAACAGTAGGTCCTAACGGTGCTCTGATTCGAGGTCCATGCCCTGATGCATACGGAATGGTTCTTGGTATGTTTTGCTCATCGCCATGGATTGTTCCGTAACAGTCTTCTAACCTTCTGCACAGGAACGTCACTTGTTTGCTCATTCCTCGAAATCTTCATGTCATTCTGCTCCCCCAAAGTCCTTAAACGCATATTCCCCCCTCTCGTTACTGGTACGCGATATTCAATTACTACATTGCCTCATGCTCACTCAATGTGCTCTTAGGAACCGTCATTCTCATGATAGGCGCTTCGCTCATCGGAGAATCTGGAATGGCAAACTGGGGAGGAGGTTCCAACAATTGTAAAGACCGTCCCGATAGCGGTATTTTCCAGCTGTGCCCCACAATCTTCGCACCGAGGCCACTTCCGTACGTTTTTATAACCTCACCTTGAAATCCACCCGCTCAAATTTTGTTCCCTATAGCTGGGGATCACCAGAATTCATCGGTCTCGGCTTCCTCTCGTTCTCCACCATCATACTGACCGAAATATTTGGAtcacctttcctcaagaacatcagcatcatcgtCGGTCTTGTGGTTGGATGCATCGTAGCGGGTGCTACAGGCTACATGAGTGATTCTACAATCAAGAGTGCTCCTGCAATCACTTTCCTATGGGTGCATACTTTCAAGCTTCGGGTTTACGCTCCTGCAATTCTCCCTATGATGGCTGTCTATGGTAAGTACTCTTCGTTCCGATTTTGCTACTGCTGGTTGAACCTTTTTCTCCGTACTAGTGTCCCTCGCAATGGAAGCCATTGGTGACATTACTGCTTCGGCCGAGGTTTCCCGTCAGGAGGTCGTCGGAGACGTATTCGACTCCCGAATTCAAGGTGGCATTCTCGGCGATGGAATTAGCGGCTTCATGTCAGCTCTTTTCACTGTAACACCCCTCTCAACTTTCGCCCAGAATAACGGAGTTATCGCCATCACCCGATGCGCCAATCGTGGTGCAGGACGTTGGTGCTGCTTCTTCCTAATCCTTTTCGGCGTCCTTGGCAAACTCTCTGGCGTTTTACTCGCGATTCCCAACCCTGTTCTTGGAGGCGTGACGACTTTCCTCTTTGCTAACGTCGCCGCGTCGGGCGTCCGCGTCATTTCCAATGTGCAGTTCCAGAGGAGAGAACGCTTTATCCTTTCTGCGGCATTGGCATTTGGATTCGGAAACCTGTTGCGCCATGATATTTTCAGGCATCTCTTTGACGGTGTAGCCAATCCAAACAAGGGTCTTCAAGGCTTGTTTGACTCCATCACCATTGTCCTTAGCACACCTTGTGCGTTATTTAAAACTGTCTACTATTTGGTTTCTTTCACTGATCGTTTTTTCTTCAGTCCTTGCTGCAGGTCTTGTTGCTGCCATTCTCAATCTTCTTATTCCACAAGAGCCGAAGGAACTCATACCAGATGAATCCTCGGTTGAAGAAGTAGATGTCGAATCCCAAGATGAAAAGAAACACTAAAGTACCCCAGTATTCCGCCATGTTTGGTATCGCTTAGTACTCACGCAACCCCTCTGACGACATATCATTTTTTCATGATTTTTATCTTAATACTCAAAATCTCTCATGCTGTAATTAGATTAATGCGCTGTTAGTTGTTACGCTATACTTTTGTACGATTATACCAACCTGTATTCTATTCGCCGTTGCAattccatcgattcaatctTGATTATGTCCGACGATCTGTTAAGCGGCAATTGAGCCTGATATTTGTATTGCTAATTTACAACATGACATGGCCTTTACAAACACAAGGTGTCAAATACATCGAAGATCGCCACTGGTAGAGCTAGATGAAATCAAGAATGGCACCGATAACCACAAACAAAGGTAATGTCGACACCGTGTGAGAACTTAAGAGTATCAAAAAAGGGGGGATGGTATATCGTGCTTCGTGGTCCTAGGAACGGCGGACTTGTTGCTGCTGCGTAGTTGTTCGACGCGTGGTCCGGGAAGCAGACGCCTCATGGCTACCTCTGGATCGCTTCTTATCGCCTTGTTCGTCCAAATGAGACTCAACTatctttcgtttcttctcTCCACCATGAAGAGATGCGTCAAggttggaagtggaagtggaggcATCCCGATTTTTAGATAGCGTTGAACGTGCTGGTACGATATCGTTGCGTTCGTTGGCAGGACCTTCAATAGGAGCAGCGTCACTGGACGGGGAAAGCACGCGTTCAGGAGGAAGCTGTTCCAGTGCTACTATGGCGGCCTTGATGATTTCCAAAAATTTATCATGGTCTTTTCCTGAAGATCCGTTTTCCGATGCATACACAGTTTTcaagtctggaaaacttccGCTCTCTTCTTCGACTTCATACTTCGCGATAACGTGCGTCTCACATAATCGCGCGAGGCCCTTGAGGAGTTTACGGAAAACCTCGTCACTCTTGAAATATGGTTGAATTTTTGACAAAGGTGCTGTAAGAAAGTCCCTCTTGGCTGTAGCGCAAATTTCAGGGTCATTGTCCTCCCACTTTTCGAGGTGATGGACTACAATGCAATTTCCCGGCCCATTGTACTTCATGCATATCCATGATAACACGTAGAGAAAAGACTCAAGGTCATCAAGATGGTCCTGCGGCGGTATGTTTACAGTTGGTGAGGCCTGTGCCCATCCAGCACTTTTAAGGACTGCAACAGATTGGAACGCACGCGTTCCCTATTGATAATATATATGAGCGGACGCTTCATGAATGTCCAAATAAAGGGTACATACCGTTCTGAATTGACTGCCGGACAGATTGGTTTCACGATCCACCTTTATAGCCATGTCCAGGTCTATCAACACTCCACGGTTCCCTGGTTCCGCGTTTGGTTTCCCTAAAAGAATATTTTCAAGACTGATATCACGGTGCAAAATTCCTTTCTGCCAAATATTTTTGTGGCCTGAtcataaaaaaaaaaggtttaGAAATTTAAATCTGAAATACAGAAATGACTATTTACCTGCGACCGAGTCGTAGAATGCGTGCAATAACTCCAACTTTGtttgaaaatatttgatGGATCGTCCATAAGCTTCAAGGACGATTCGGCAAAAAATACGATCGGCGGTATATGGTCGACTGTTGGTATACAATCCGTTGACGACATGGTTTCTGAATTGGGATATTGGATATTCGGTATCATCCTCATAGGCGACCATTTGACCAACTCCAGCCAGGCCCTTGACAATTTTTAGTAGCTCCCATTCGTTTTGGCGTCCAGACGACCGCCATGAATCTTTTATAAGGACTGCACTAACAGTGCCATTCGGCTGAGGAGGGCTCACTTGCTCAGCATTCCAACACACAGTGCCTCTGCCACGAGCAGATCTACGAATGAAAGGTGTTCCCACCACCTGATAAACGTAGGAGGCACGCGAAGTGGTCGTCAATCTCAGTGACCGTGCGTGCTCTTTTGGGGTCGAAACAGTGATTTGAGGCCAGTCCCCACCATGCTCCCACTTGATTCGCGTGTCAAATGCAGAGATTTTTTGATCCTGTTCAATGGAAGAGATACCAAGGACAATCCGAACCAGAGTCACAGGATCGGTATGATAGTTGATGCTCGAATCGACGCGAAGCACTCCTGAACGGTCATGAATATTCAGATAGGCATGATTTTCTGTCAAGACGACTACAGGAACATAGCGCCGATGAGGTTGCTGGATGAAACACTGTCTTTTTATACGTAGATAAAGTGAGTAAGTAGAAGTGTAGGAATGCATGCCTAGAATACCTCGCATATATCCCAATCTGCTGTGTGATTTCCTTCTTGTTTGCCTTGAATGTAGCCTCTAATTTGACCTCAAGGGGAGCTAGACAATGTGAATATTCGGAGCGCTCGGCAATGGCAGGATTCATAAAAAATCTCGATGTTCTGCCCATAATAGCCAGGTCCGGCGATGACTTGGGGGGAATAACTGGCGTTGTTTGCCCATCTGCTCCTACTTGTAGAATAGTTATCCCGTCTTCGACATGGGTAATTCGTTTTTTGTAAGTTTCATCTATCCATCTCAATTTTGGGCCACCCTTGTCAAAATAATCAAAAATTGACTGAATTATTTTGCTCAGAGGTGTATAGAGTAATTCTTCCTGCGTCACACCAGTGACATTTTTTAGAGGAGTCCATCCTTTAGCCTGGTTATCGTAGAGACTGCAGTCCGCAAGGAATTTGGAGATTGGAAGCGTGTTATATGAAGCAAAGACCTTGGATACAGGTGTTGATTTGTCGACAGTGCTTCCGGAAAGCTCTGCAGCTATCGCTGAGCTCATAGCGTCGACAGTGAGATCAGGCTGTACTGAATGTGACGATGATTTAACCAGTGTCGCGGGGCCAATACGTGCACGATGCGGTA
The sequence above is a segment of the Psilocybe cubensis strain MGC-MH-2018 chromosome 4, whole genome shotgun sequence genome. Coding sequences within it:
- a CDS encoding Purine permease, giving the protein MSTPYVQEQPQAIAPPAVASSSRFGPLKERAARLKKKVTTKQGWIGDYDYAWLCSPRLPFMKQSDRAPPFYALDTDLPLVLAISSGLQHALAMLAGLITPPIIFASALNLDAETSAYMISASLIGCGIMSLVQMSRIHLFKGYYLGTGLITVVGTSFATLSTANAIFDAMYKDGTCPSTVGPNGALIRGPCPDAYGMVLGTSLVCSFLEIFMSFCSPKVLKRIFPPLVTGTVILMIGASLIGESGMANWGGGSNNCKDRPDSGIFQLCPTIFAPRPLPWGSPEFIGLGFLSFSTIILTEIFGSPFLKNISIIVGLVVGCIVAGATGYMSDSTIKSAPAITFLWVHTFKLRVYAPAILPMMAVYVSLAMEAIGDITASAEVSRQEVVGDVFDSRIQGGILGDGISGFMSALFTVTPLSTFAQNNGVIAITRCANRGAGRWCCFFLILFGVLGKLSGVLLAIPNPVLGGVTTFLFANVAASGVRVISNVQFQRRERFILSAALAFGFGNLLRHDIFRHLFDGVANPNKGLQGLFDSITIVLSTPFLAAGLVAAILNLLIPQEPKELIPDESSVEEVDVESQDEKKH